The following are from one region of the Gloeomargarita lithophora Alchichica-D10 genome:
- a CDS encoding ABC transporter ATP-binding protein: MITVEHLTKRYGSTLAVNDLNFTVAAGEILGFLGPNGAGKTTTMRMLTGYMPPSGGTATIAGFDVLEDSLAVRQRIGYLPETPPLYREMTVQGYLHFVASIKGVSAGERSPRVDWAMGRCGLSERRHQLIRKLSKGFRQRVGIAQAIVHDPPVIILDEPTVGLDPKQIIEVRNLIKSLAGDHTIILSTHILPEVSMTCNRVVIIQKGQVVATDTIDRLVSQSDNRTQYELKLTGNLEPLQTALGQFPGVDAVQTQSDGDNHVVTVTTAGETDVGPELTALVVQAGLKLYEMNRRRATLEDVFLQLTTTEVTSEDEAFAPETEADS, from the coding sequence ATGATCACCGTTGAGCATCTGACCAAGCGTTACGGCTCTACCCTGGCGGTAAATGACCTGAATTTCACGGTGGCCGCCGGGGAAATCCTCGGGTTTCTCGGCCCCAACGGAGCGGGAAAAACCACCACCATGCGGATGCTCACGGGGTATATGCCCCCCAGCGGCGGTACGGCCACCATTGCCGGTTTTGACGTGCTGGAGGATTCCCTGGCGGTGCGTCAACGGATTGGCTATCTCCCGGAAACCCCGCCCCTGTACCGGGAAATGACCGTGCAGGGGTATTTGCATTTTGTCGCCAGCATCAAAGGGGTAAGTGCGGGGGAGCGTTCCCCGCGGGTGGATTGGGCGATGGGACGCTGTGGCCTCAGCGAACGCCGCCACCAGTTAATTCGCAAACTTTCCAAGGGGTTTCGTCAACGGGTGGGGATTGCCCAGGCGATTGTCCATGACCCGCCGGTGATTATCCTGGATGAACCGACGGTGGGGCTTGACCCGAAGCAAATTATCGAAGTGCGGAATCTGATCAAAAGTCTGGCCGGGGATCACACGATTATCCTTTCCACCCACATCCTGCCGGAGGTGAGCATGACCTGCAACCGGGTGGTGATCATCCAAAAGGGGCAGGTGGTGGCGACGGATACCATTGACCGCCTGGTGAGCCAGTCGGACAACCGCACCCAGTACGAACTGAAGCTCACCGGCAATCTGGAGCCATTACAAACCGCGTTGGGGCAATTTCCGGGGGTGGATGCCGTCCAGACCCAAAGCGATGGGGACAATCATGTGGTGACCGTGACCACCGCCGGGGAAACCGATGTGGGGCCAGAATTGACCGCTTTGGTGGTGCAAGCGGGCTTAAAACTCTACGAAATGAACCGCCGCCGGGCGACCCTGGAGGATGTGTTTTTGCAGTTGACCACCACGGAAGTAACCTCCGAGGACGAGGCATTTGCCCCGGAAACTGAAGCAGATTCCTAA
- the purH gene encoding bifunctional phosphoribosylaminoimidazolecarboxamide formyltransferase/IMP cyclohydrolase: MTPKALLSVSDKTGLLALAQALVQEFGYELLSSGGTAKILKAAGLPVIQVSDYTGSPEILGGRVKTLHPKIHGGILARRDVPQDLADLAHLGIDLIDLVVVNLYPFGATIHKVTTTHEQAIEQIDIGGPALLRAAAKNHAFVTVLCTSNQYPDYVAHLRAHQGQTSREFRQACAAQAFSHTSQYDQMIATYLTPEASRWPVHWAWQGTLQQPLRYGENPHQQAAWYRTGDVPTGWCAAELLQGKELSFNNLVDLEAARRLVCEFPVTQPTVAIIKHTNPCGVACADDLLTAYQRALQADPVSAFGGIVAVNQPLDGATAEAMTALFLECIVAPGCSQEAQDILQRKSKVRVLVFPKLGVAPGAEVRLISGGFLVQTPDVATVQPETWQVVTARTPTPTEQADLLLAWRVVKAVKSNAIVVAKAGVTLGIGGGQTNRVGAVGLALAQAGAGAQGAVLASDGFFPFADSVLAAAAAGIGAIVQPGGSLRDGESIQAANERGMAMLFTHQRHFYH, from the coding sequence ATGACTCCCAAAGCCCTATTGAGTGTCAGTGATAAAACCGGTTTGCTGGCCTTGGCGCAGGCGTTGGTGCAGGAATTTGGCTACGAACTACTGAGCAGTGGCGGCACGGCCAAGATATTAAAAGCAGCGGGTTTACCCGTTATCCAGGTGTCGGATTATACGGGGTCACCGGAGATTTTGGGGGGGCGGGTAAAAACCTTACATCCCAAAATTCATGGGGGCATTTTGGCACGGCGGGATGTGCCCCAGGATTTAGCGGATTTAGCACATTTAGGAATAGATTTAATTGATTTAGTCGTAGTGAATTTATATCCCTTTGGAGCAACGATTCACAAAGTCACCACGACCCATGAGCAGGCGATTGAACAGATTGATATTGGCGGGCCAGCTTTACTGCGAGCGGCGGCGAAAAATCATGCCTTTGTTACGGTTTTGTGTACATCCAATCAATACCCGGATTATGTCGCCCATCTGCGGGCACACCAAGGACAAACCAGCCGGGAATTTCGCCAAGCCTGCGCCGCCCAAGCCTTTTCCCATACCAGCCAGTATGACCAGATGATTGCCACCTATCTCACCCCGGAAGCAAGCCGCTGGCCGGTGCATTGGGCGTGGCAGGGGACGCTCCAGCAACCCTTGCGCTACGGGGAAAATCCCCACCAACAGGCGGCCTGGTATCGCACCGGGGATGTGCCCACCGGCTGGTGTGCCGCCGAATTGCTCCAGGGGAAGGAATTAAGTTTTAACAATTTGGTGGATTTGGAGGCCGCCCGGCGCTTGGTCTGTGAATTTCCGGTGACCCAACCCACGGTGGCAATTATCAAACATACCAATCCCTGTGGCGTTGCTTGTGCCGATGATTTACTAACAGCGTACCAAAGGGCACTCCAGGCTGACCCGGTGTCGGCGTTTGGGGGGATTGTGGCGGTGAATCAACCCCTGGATGGGGCGACCGCCGAGGCGATGACGGCCTTGTTTTTGGAATGTATTGTGGCACCGGGCTGTAGTCAGGAAGCCCAGGATATTTTGCAACGCAAATCCAAGGTGCGGGTGTTGGTGTTTCCCAAATTGGGGGTAGCGCCAGGGGCAGAAGTGCGGCTGATTAGCGGGGGCTTTCTCGTGCAAACCCCGGATGTGGCGACCGTGCAACCGGAAACATGGCAGGTGGTTACCGCAAGAACGCCTACACCTACGGAACAGGCGGATTTACTGCTGGCCTGGCGGGTGGTCAAGGCGGTAAAATCCAACGCCATTGTCGTTGCCAAGGCGGGGGTCACCCTGGGCATCGGCGGTGGGCAGACCAACCGGGTCGGGGCGGTGGGTTTGGCGTTGGCGCAGGCGGGGGCAGGGGCGCAGGGGGCGGTACTGGCCAGCGATGGGTTTTTCCCCTTTGCCGATTCGGTTCTAGCGGCGGCGGCGGCGGGGATTGGGGCAATTGTGCAACCGGGGGGCAGTCTGCGGGATGGGGAGTCCATTCAGGCGGCCAATGAACGGGGGATGGCGATGCTATTCACCCATCAGCGGCATTTTTATCACTAG
- a CDS encoding DNA cytosine methyltransferase, with amino-acid sequence MKTINLEHQIELFNTFKPLNLIFIKTRFTFIDLFAGIGGFRIPLEELGGKCLGYSEIDSAAIKVYQNNFIRYANQDEKNLGDIRQIGKLPFGVDLIVGGVPCQSWSVAGNLQGFNDPRGQLWFDAIRVVQENQPKAFIFENVRTLISPAHKSSLNLLIKEFHDLGYIVHINLLNSYDFGVPQNRERMFLVGIRSDLDKCHEFEFPSPVTNKPKLVDVLEDIKNYPPIIKSKIKPEILFGDKIPYSRNRFQKNDEFNDFFIFCDTRAGHTTIHSWDIIKTSQREKQICYILLRNRRKKKYGNRDGNPLFFQDLSALIPELQLKEVEQLIAKNIFRYLPNMGYEFVNSKNSAGIKGVYRVFLPSCDAIPTLTASGMNDFIATTHLDVCENPETYKKMFIQEIYRKKLYRPISAQDAKRLQGFPEWFQPHESESTAKHQFGNSVSLPVIYHLSKSLLKVIL; translated from the coding sequence ATGAAAACAATCAACCTTGAGCATCAAATAGAATTATTCAATACTTTCAAACCATTGAATCTGATTTTTATTAAAACCAGATTTACCTTTATTGACCTTTTTGCTGGCATTGGAGGATTCAGAATTCCATTGGAAGAATTAGGAGGAAAATGCCTAGGATATTCAGAAATTGATAGTGCCGCCATCAAGGTGTACCAAAATAATTTTATCCGGTACGCCAATCAAGATGAGAAGAATTTAGGTGATATTCGACAAATTGGCAAGCTACCTTTTGGTGTTGACCTTATCGTTGGTGGTGTACCTTGTCAATCTTGGTCAGTAGCAGGTAATCTACAAGGGTTTAATGACCCTAGAGGTCAACTATGGTTTGATGCCATCAGAGTTGTCCAGGAAAATCAACCGAAAGCTTTTATTTTTGAAAATGTCCGAACTTTAATTAGCCCCGCTCATAAAAGCAGTCTAAACTTATTGATCAAAGAATTTCATGATCTGGGCTATATTGTGCACATAAACTTATTAAACTCCTATGATTTTGGAGTCCCTCAAAACCGAGAAAGAATGTTCTTAGTTGGGATTAGAAGTGATTTGGATAAATGCCATGAATTTGAATTCCCCTCACCGGTGACAAACAAGCCCAAATTAGTTGATGTACTGGAGGATATTAAAAATTATCCACCGATAATTAAATCTAAAATCAAACCAGAAATTTTATTTGGAGATAAAATTCCTTATTCCAGAAACAGATTTCAAAAAAATGATGAATTTAACGACTTTTTTATTTTTTGTGATACTAGAGCCGGACATACCACAATTCATTCCTGGGATATTATCAAAACCAGTCAAAGAGAGAAACAAATTTGCTATATCTTACTCAGAAACCGCAGAAAGAAAAAATACGGGAATAGAGATGGTAATCCTCTATTCTTTCAAGATTTATCAGCATTGATTCCTGAATTACAATTAAAAGAAGTTGAACAATTAATTGCCAAAAATATTTTCCGCTACCTACCAAATATGGGATATGAGTTTGTGAATTCAAAAAATTCTGCTGGCATCAAAGGAGTTTATCGAGTATTTTTGCCGTCTTGCGATGCTATCCCCACCTTAACTGCTAGTGGAATGAATGATTTTATTGCCACTACTCATTTAGATGTTTGCGAAAATCCTGAAACTTATAAAAAGATGTTCATTCAAGAAATTTATCGTAAAAAACTTTATCGCCCAATATCTGCTCAAGATGCCAAAAGATTGCAGGGATTTCCAGAATGGTTTCAACCCCATGAATCGGAAAGCACCGCTAAACATCAGTTTGGCAATTCGGTTTCTCTGCCGGTTATTTATCATTTGTCAAAATCCTTACTGAAAGTAATACTTTGA
- a CDS encoding GldG family protein produces the protein MNRVVKVFRNHWPAWVGIALVTAGVVIALVGPKNQPWGGLLLGAGVALLGYALFRLPLWDKRALAVGGNVVLRTLAVLVILGLVNFLAVQYPYKFDLSANQRFTLAPESQKLVQTLKQPVRVIVFDQQITPPTRQLLENYRKVAGDKFSFEVIDPRSNPVKAQDFGVQGFGEVYLESGQRRERLRDQLTEANLSNGIVRLTQAKQGNVAFLQGHGERPLEPGQRGSFSQALAALQARNFNVQPLNLAETGQVPQGTNVVIVAGSQQPLLAPEARALEQFIKNGGGVLLLLDPLEAAKNDRGLNQLLAQAGVKLDGRFVVSNTEIIQGAGRGVAVTTRYAEHPITQDFGQSLALFPLAQAVDLVGEGEKNGVPLFLTGRGIWAESNTKEEPIFDPQTDREGPLPIGVAVNVGKGRLVVIGDSEFAADGLFNLQRNGDVFLNSVNWLAQNESQPLSIRSKDPTNRRLNIATPLATTITLLALIGLPGGALVAAAVVWWRRR, from the coding sequence ATGAATAGGGTGGTGAAGGTCTTTCGTAATCATTGGCCCGCTTGGGTGGGGATTGCCCTGGTGACTGCCGGGGTGGTGATTGCCCTGGTGGGGCCGAAAAATCAACCCTGGGGCGGTCTGCTGTTGGGGGCGGGGGTGGCACTGTTGGGGTACGCCCTGTTTCGTCTGCCCCTGTGGGACAAGCGGGCATTGGCGGTGGGTGGCAATGTGGTTCTGCGTACCCTGGCGGTCTTGGTGATTTTGGGGTTGGTGAATTTTTTGGCGGTACAATATCCCTACAAGTTTGACCTAAGTGCCAACCAACGTTTTACCCTGGCGCCGGAATCCCAAAAATTAGTCCAAACTCTCAAACAGCCGGTGCGGGTGATCGTTTTTGACCAGCAGATTACGCCGCCGACCCGACAACTTTTGGAAAATTACCGCAAGGTGGCGGGGGATAAATTCAGCTTTGAGGTGATTGACCCCCGCAGTAATCCGGTCAAGGCGCAGGATTTTGGGGTGCAGGGGTTTGGGGAGGTGTACTTAGAAAGTGGTCAACGGCGCGAACGCTTGCGGGATCAACTCACGGAAGCCAATTTAAGTAATGGGATTGTGCGGCTCACCCAGGCCAAGCAGGGGAATGTGGCCTTTTTGCAGGGGCACGGGGAGCGACCTTTGGAGCCGGGGCAGCGGGGCAGTTTTTCCCAGGCGCTGGCGGCATTACAGGCCCGTAATTTTAACGTGCAACCCCTGAATTTGGCGGAAACCGGCCAGGTTCCCCAAGGTACCAACGTGGTGATTGTGGCGGGATCGCAACAACCGCTGTTGGCTCCGGAGGCCCGGGCGTTGGAGCAATTTATCAAAAATGGGGGCGGGGTTTTGCTCCTGCTTGACCCTTTGGAGGCGGCCAAAAATGACCGGGGGTTGAACCAGTTACTGGCCCAGGCGGGGGTGAAGTTGGACGGGCGGTTTGTTGTCTCCAATACGGAAATTATCCAGGGGGCGGGGCGGGGGGTGGCGGTGACGACCCGTTATGCGGAGCACCCCATTACCCAGGATTTTGGCCAGAGTCTCGCCCTGTTTCCCCTGGCGCAGGCGGTGGATTTGGTGGGGGAAGGGGAGAAAAATGGGGTGCCGTTATTCCTGACCGGGCGGGGGATTTGGGCGGAGAGCAATACCAAAGAAGAACCCATTTTTGACCCGCAAACCGACCGGGAAGGGCCGTTACCGATTGGGGTGGCGGTGAATGTGGGGAAGGGTCGCCTGGTGGTAATTGGGGATTCGGAGTTTGCCGCCGATGGCTTGTTTAACCTGCAACGGAATGGGGATGTGTTTTTGAATAGTGTGAATTGGTTGGCGCAAAATGAGTCCCAACCCCTGTCCATTCGTTCCAAAGACCCGACCAATCGCCGGTTGAATATTGCCACCCCCTTGGCCACGACCATTACCCTGCTGGCGTTGATTGGCCTGCCAGGGGGAGCGTTGGTGGCGGCGGCGGTGGTGTGGTGGCGGAGGCGGTAA
- a CDS encoding ABC transporter permease: protein MRLLWANFVAIYRKELQGYFATSLNYIIAAVYWFMAGVFYIILFNAVQANVAAQDLQGQAGMGAPPVDVPAVILENYLGVLGSLSLFILPLLSMNLFTQERQQGTLELLATSPITTTMVAVGKLLGVLTFFVTLILPVMFYESLTLLQAEPAFSFGLILLGHGALVLLAGAILSLGLFISAMTESTLLAAVGTFALILLLWILQAVADRLSGLPAAVFRHLSLLQNYTSLIQGSVSTTNVILFVSYGILGVFLTVQWVDGLRFQRS from the coding sequence ATGCGTTTACTGTGGGCGAATTTTGTGGCGATTTACCGCAAGGAATTGCAGGGCTATTTTGCCACTTCCTTAAATTACATCATTGCCGCCGTGTATTGGTTTATGGCGGGGGTGTTTTACATTATTTTATTCAATGCGGTGCAGGCGAATGTGGCCGCCCAGGATTTGCAGGGGCAGGCGGGGATGGGTGCGCCGCCGGTGGATGTGCCAGCGGTAATTTTAGAGAATTATCTGGGGGTTTTGGGTTCCCTTTCTTTGTTTATTTTGCCCCTGTTGTCCATGAATTTATTTACCCAGGAGCGGCAACAGGGCACCTTGGAATTGCTCGCCACTTCACCGATTACCACGACGATGGTGGCGGTGGGTAAATTGTTAGGCGTATTGACTTTTTTTGTGACCCTGATTTTGCCGGTGATGTTCTACGAAAGTTTGACTTTATTGCAGGCGGAACCGGCGTTTTCCTTTGGGCTGATTCTGTTGGGACATGGGGCGTTGGTGCTATTGGCCGGGGCGATTTTATCCTTGGGTTTGTTTATTTCGGCGATGACCGAGAGTACCCTCTTAGCCGCCGTGGGGACGTTTGCCTTGATTTTATTGCTGTGGATTTTGCAGGCGGTGGCAGACCGATTGAGTGGCCTACCGGCGGCGGTGTTTCGCCATTTATCCCTCCTACAAAATTACACCAGTTTGATCCAGGGTTCCGTCAGCACGACCAACGTGATTTTATTTGTCAGTTATGGGATTTTGGGGGTGTTTTTGACGGTACAGTGGGTGGATGGATTGCGCTTCCAGAGGTCATAA
- a CDS encoding TdeIII family type II restriction endonuclease, producing MKPETKQKIKKLVSDVIINKLNNYSSETEYRPFYDALFEKQVIAQASILHSFYTTFGVSIYEPLVKIIGENEAGYTVLTQYDLQGYIDQNTETLINQFCLSQNPANKKQEIAQIRQQIKPGTPQKDKEGIVDIFLLKPNNEEVYIDIASAKMNLKEFRALRRKILRWCALRLSQNPHVNIRTCIGFPYNPYHPARYKRWTSKDCDNQEDLLIQEKFWQEFSGGNDIFEELIEIFKEVGDDLLRNKISDFLKGQQT from the coding sequence ATGAAACCAGAAACCAAGCAAAAAATAAAAAAATTAGTCAGCGATGTCATTATCAACAAATTGAATAATTACTCTTCTGAAACTGAATACAGACCATTTTATGATGCTTTATTTGAAAAACAAGTAATTGCACAGGCATCTATTTTACATTCCTTTTATACAACTTTTGGAGTATCTATCTATGAGCCATTAGTCAAAATAATAGGAGAAAACGAAGCTGGTTACACCGTCCTAACGCAATACGATTTACAAGGATATATCGATCAAAATACAGAAACCCTCATCAATCAATTTTGTTTAAGTCAAAATCCTGCCAATAAAAAGCAAGAAATAGCCCAAATCAGACAACAAATCAAACCAGGAACACCCCAAAAAGATAAAGAAGGTATAGTTGATATTTTTCTCCTCAAGCCAAACAATGAAGAAGTTTATATTGATATAGCCAGTGCCAAAATGAATTTAAAGGAATTTCGAGCACTCAGACGAAAAATTTTAAGATGGTGCGCCTTGAGATTAAGTCAAAATCCCCATGTCAATATCAGGACTTGTATTGGTTTTCCGTATAATCCTTATCATCCTGCCCGATATAAACGATGGACTAGCAAGGATTGCGACAATCAAGAAGATTTGCTGATTCAAGAAAAGTTTTGGCAAGAATTTTCAGGAGGAAATGATATATTTGAAGAATTAATTGAGATATTCAAAGAAGTTGGCGATGATCTTCTTAGAAATAAAATATCAGATTTTTTGAAAGGTCAGCAAACTTAG
- a CDS encoding DUF6883 domain-containing protein produces the protein MSFEVKILEDLIIPDDKITRYLLVPKARNDKSKFLAQAGFTQENPEDLKTAIRVQALVTGAVEDKSNEYGTFYQVEGELIGVNGVNLSVVTIWLRRQIDSKFQFITLKPR, from the coding sequence ATGAGTTTTGAAGTAAAGATTCTTGAAGATTTAATCATCCCAGACGATAAAATTACTCGTTATTTATTGGTACCAAAAGCCCGGAATGATAAGTCGAAGTTTTTAGCTCAAGCTGGATTTACTCAAGAGAACCCAGAAGACTTAAAAACAGCCATTCGGGTTCAGGCACTGGTGACGGGAGCAGTTGAAGATAAGAGTAATGAGTATGGAACTTTTTACCAAGTTGAGGGAGAATTGATCGGTGTCAATGGTGTGAATTTATCCGTTGTTACAATTTGGCTAAGAAGACAGATTGACAGCAAATTTCAGTTTATAACCCTTAAACCTCGTTAG
- a CDS encoding DUF4926 domain-containing protein encodes MPMELYQEVALTRDLPEEGLKAGDVAMLVDFIIHPSNGEDGCVLEIFNAIGESFAVVAVPISAVEVLRSDEILTVRTLAKAD; translated from the coding sequence ATGCCGATGGAGTTATATCAGGAGGTTGCATTAACTCGCGACTTGCCAGAAGAAGGACTAAAAGCTGGAGATGTTGCGATGTTAGTTGACTTTATTATCCATCCCAGTAATGGTGAAGATGGCTGTGTGCTAGAAATTTTTAATGCCATCGGTGAATCTTTTGCTGTAGTTGCTGTCCCCATTTCAGCGGTAGAAGTTCTACGGTCAGATGAAATTTTGACAGTACGCACTTTAGCAAAAGCAGATTGA
- a CDS encoding N-acetylmannosamine-6-phosphate 2-epimerase, producing the protein MPLPPGLIVSCQAEPGSPFAGVAFIQAFAQAAVVGGAGAVRLCGVRNVQAVRPLVSVPIIGLTKHQYPDGRVLITESRREVVDLVTSGADVIAVDATTRRRPEGITGTEFVRQLKQEFPDLLVMADVDTLAAGVKAAAAGADYVATTLAGYTPETEFFGNDAPDFDLIRQLAQAVTVPIIAEGRIRTPIQARQALEAGACGVVVGSAITRPVDITRWFVQALGSKS; encoded by the coding sequence GTGCCATTACCCCCAGGGTTAATTGTCTCTTGCCAAGCGGAACCGGGCAGTCCCTTTGCTGGGGTGGCGTTTATCCAGGCGTTTGCCCAGGCCGCTGTGGTGGGGGGGGCGGGGGCGGTGCGCCTGTGTGGGGTGAGAAATGTCCAAGCCGTGCGCCCTCTGGTGAGCGTGCCCATTATTGGCCTGACCAAGCACCAGTACCCGGACGGGCGGGTGTTGATTACCGAGTCCCGCCGGGAGGTGGTGGATTTGGTCACCAGCGGGGCGGATGTGATTGCCGTAGATGCCACGACCCGCCGGCGCCCTGAGGGGATTACGGGGACAGAATTTGTACGCCAGTTGAAACAGGAATTTCCCGACCTGCTGGTGATGGCGGATGTGGATACCCTGGCGGCGGGGGTCAAAGCGGCGGCGGCGGGGGCGGATTATGTGGCCACGACCCTGGCGGGCTATACCCCGGAGACAGAATTTTTCGGCAATGATGCCCCAGATTTTGACCTGATTCGGCAACTTGCCCAGGCCGTTACCGTGCCCATCATCGCTGAGGGACGCATCCGTACCCCGATACAAGCCAGGCAAGCACTTGAGGCCGGTGCCTGCGGGGTGGTGGTGGGTTCGGCGATTACCCGGCCGGTGGATATTACCCGCTGGTTTGTACAGGCATTGGGGTCAAAATCTTGA
- a CDS encoding AAA family ATPase, protein MSFFTPVRGQTLAVMLLERALAQNRLAPAYLFQGPAGVGKALTARCLAQGLLGKTNDHPDLLWVAPVQKTQDTGRVTPAQIRLEQVREITQFVGRTPWQSDRSLVVIEAAQCLNEPAQDALLKTLEEPGHSRIILLADRPDELLNTIRSRCQTIPFSNLDSDQMRTVLIEQDYGEIEQNPELLALACGSPGAAIAHWRQWQQLPPELPALFNALPHSLAQALELARRLTQTLEPAAQLWLTDYLQWCYWERYQRRELVQILEQTRQALLNYVQPQLVWEVTWMRIYHLNP, encoded by the coding sequence ATGAGTTTCTTTACCCCAGTGCGGGGGCAGACTTTAGCGGTGATGCTGTTGGAACGGGCGTTGGCGCAAAACCGTTTGGCTCCCGCCTACCTGTTTCAAGGCCCGGCGGGGGTGGGTAAAGCCCTTACAGCCCGTTGTTTGGCGCAGGGGTTGCTGGGAAAAACCAACGACCATCCCGACCTATTGTGGGTGGCACCGGTGCAAAAAACCCAGGATACGGGTCGGGTCACCCCAGCCCAAATCCGCCTGGAGCAGGTGCGGGAGATCACCCAATTTGTCGGGCGTACCCCCTGGCAAAGTGACCGTTCTTTGGTGGTGATTGAAGCGGCACAATGTTTAAATGAACCGGCGCAGGATGCCCTCCTCAAGACATTGGAAGAACCCGGTCATAGCCGCATAATTCTATTGGCTGACCGCCCGGATGAATTGCTCAATACGATTCGTTCCCGTTGCCAGACCATTCCCTTTAGCAACTTAGATAGCGACCAAATGCGTACGGTTCTGATCGAGCAAGACTATGGGGAAATTGAGCAAAATCCTGAACTCTTGGCTCTTGCTTGTGGTTCCCCTGGGGCGGCGATTGCCCATTGGCGACAGTGGCAACAACTCCCCCCCGAATTGCCTGCACTTTTTAATGCCTTACCCCACTCGTTAGCACAGGCGTTGGAACTGGCTCGCCGTCTCACCCAAACCCTAGAACCGGCGGCGCAACTGTGGTTGACCGACTATTTGCAATGGTGTTATTGGGAGCGGTATCAACGGCGGGAATTGGTGCAGATTTTAGAACAAACCCGGCAAGCCCTATTGAATTATGTCCAACCCCAGTTGGTTTGGGAAGTGACTTGGATGCGGATTTATCACCTGAACCCCTAG